One Apis cerana isolate GH-2021 linkage group LG15, AcerK_1.0, whole genome shotgun sequence DNA window includes the following coding sequences:
- the LOC107997993 gene encoding phosphatidylinositide phosphatase SAC2 isoform X1 has product MELFRTDTHFIFVKERHSLWCDKYTGEFSAKSDWEWASPKDLECLGILYGIVGKIEQPCVLEPRLMLIKEVLPAGELYGGHIIYKIKSIAFLHFGSENNDIGLLPCKKHQNLPKKKSQGGLFDVPQKATFAKTWGTIKSATNTIKNTTQQAAALATSQVKSTVSKRNIVKDKERFEKRILEELNKIFTETDSFYFCQTGDITNSLQRLCATESQYNEEEQNKQLWQKVDDRFFWNKHMLQDIINLKTDKATWWILPVIQGYVQIEKCKVEMGIDEQPHYEIFNLAIISRRSRFRAGTRYKRRGVDDEGKCANYVETEQLVWYHDHQVSFVQVRGSVPVYWSQPGYKYKPPPHIDRDEAETQLAFEKHFTEELSLYGPVCIVNLVEQTGKEKIIWEAYSNHVLNYNNPDITYTTFDFHEYCRGMHFENVSILVSELATVLTDMGYCWRDKQGTICMQKGVFRVNCIDCLDRTNVVQTALGKAVMEMQFSKLGLIPPDGTLPTNIRQTFQLLWANNGDIISKQYAGTNALKGDYTRTGERKFTGLMKDGVNSANRYFQQHFMDDIRQAAIDTLLGNPIDVNQLNTDWSHYLDILDNCCLELIPAKPPNIELQLATYSDFLYASAMYDLARYYLNRFKDVYRQATIDMMLGNVVNEEVFQERTEEEDNAATAIHVKLLIEDCKKLLIPDPEVILGSWGLIDADPVTGDLTETEMDTILILTRDSYYVADYDDQIDKVTNYQRVPLEDIVLIEFGQPESSVSLFKNKHFHCIRINYKMANEYGYFHMFRSTNLRFFNNMAVVIKTEEESIESLKSICEAISVAMDISNLPKIPIAMNVTLDRRKSKLVNSKGTTGLLDISSFPELTRNVSETQLLALKSAGTKALNNMSEQFSKLNKLSHSFSARKPIDIAKSISRKSEAPSKPIFTLGGRDILGNVQRRRNSSSSSDDENIGISTVPLEKPENFSHDKNLMEAYTPSIGIIMGVKNADVVESDENSEDQNLSIRPNKLSEQISDKEVLNVPQIGSGASTVSASPQKTPEITIQSVTEDKERILPPSTLNLSKNISHSTGEVDSKLTLSDTNGNKLQTENRLLDKKRSTSEQDLSLNITSSQSESALKSIKTNITNVASPVASTAKDILSPFSKFAKGVQTLGANLDPRKLKTGHVGMSRNLSDHHVEQRRKLQERWGSCQSKLIAL; this is encoded by the exons aaattaaatcaattgcatttttgcattttggcagtgaaaataatgatattggaCTTTTGCCATGCAAAAAGCATCAGAATTtgccaaagaaaaaaagccaAGGTGGCCTATTTGATGTGCCACAAAAAGCAACATTTGCCAAAACATGGGGAACTATTAAAAGTGCtacaaatactataaaaaatactacTCAACAGGCAGCTGCACTTGCAACATCTCAa gTGAAATCTACAGTGAGCAAGAGAAACATTGTTAAAGATAaggaaagatttgaaaaaagaatcttagaagaattaaataaaattttcactgaAACTGATTCCTTTTATTTCTGTCAAACTGGTGATATCACAAATAGCTTGCAAAGGCTTTGTGCCACAGAATCACAATATAATGAAGAAGAACAAAATAAACAACTTTGGCAAAAAGTGGATGATagatttttttggaataaacATATGTtgcaagatataattaatttgaaa acaGACAAAGCAACTTGGTGGATATTACCAGTTATTCAAGGATATgtacaaatagaaaaatgcaaAGTAGAAATGGGCATTGATGAACAACctcattatgaaatttttaatttagcaaTTATATCAAGAAGAAGTAGATTTCGTGCAGGAACaag ATATAAACGACGCGGTGTCGATGATGAGGGCAAATGTGCAAATTATGTAGAAACAGAACAATTAGTTTGGTATCATGATCACCAAGTATCTTTTGTTCAAGTACGAGGCAGTGTACCAGTATATTGGTCTCAACctggttataaatataaacctCCACCTCATATAGACAGag atgaaGCAGAAACACAGCTTGcatttgaaaaacattttactGAAGAGCTTAGTTTATATGGTCCAGTTTGTATTGTGAATCTCGTAGAGCAAACAGGCaaggagaaaataatttggGAAGCTTATAGTAATcatgtattaaattacaataatcctGATATAACTTATACAACATTCGATTTTCATGAATATTG TCGAGGAATGCATTTTGAAAATGTATCTATTCTGGTCAGTGAATTGGCTACAGTATTGACAGACATGGGGTATTGTTGGCGCGATAAACAAGGCACAATTTGCATGCAGAAGGGAGTGTTTCGGGTGAATTGCATAGATTGTTTAGATAGAACAAACGTGGTGCAAACTGCTTTAGGTAAAGCTGTTATGGAAATGCAGTTTTCAAAGCTAGGATTAATACCACCGGACGGAACATTACCGACGAATATTAGACAAACGTTTCAATTGCTTTGGGCAAATAACGGCGATATTATCAGTAAACAGTATGCTGGTACAAATGCTCTGAAG GGAGATTATACAAGAacaggagaaagaaaatttaccgGGTTAATGAAAGATGGCGTAAATTCTGCGAACAG atATTTTCAGCAACACTTTATGGATGATATACGTCAAGCGGCGATAGATACTTTGCTAGGAAATCCCATCGATGTTAATCAACTGAATACCGATTGGTCGCATTATTTAGACATCCTTGATAATTGTTGTCTTGAGTTAATACCCGCGAAACCACCAAATATAGAGCTTCAACTTGCCACCTATTCTGACTTTCTTTATGCCAGTGCTATGTATGATTTGGCAAG ATACTATTTAAATCGCTTCAAGGATGTCTATAGACAAGCCACGATCGATATGATGTTAGGAAATGTTGTAAATGAAGAAGTATTTCAAGAGCGTACCGAAGAAGAAGACAACGCCGCTACAGCAATTCATGTGAAATTACTAATAGAAGATTGCAAGAAATTACTTATACCCGATCCAGAAGTTATTTTAGGCAGTTGGGGTCTTATAGATGCCGATCCTGT gaCTGGTGACTTAACAGAGACAGAAATGGACACCATTCTAATATTAACACGCGATAGTTATTATGTAGCTGATTATGATGATCAAATCGACAAAGTCACAAATTACCAAAGAGTTCCACTTGaagatattgtattaattgaatttggcCAGCCCGAAAGCTcggtttctctttttaaaaataaacattttcattgcattagaataaattataaaatggcgAACGAGTATGGATATTTTCATATGTTCCGGAGTAcaaatttacgattttttaataatatggcAGTTGTTATAAAGACCGAAGAAGAAAGTATAG agtctttaaaatcaatttgcgAAGCTATTTCTGTAGCAATGGATATAAGCAATTTACCAAAGATTCCTATAGCAATGAATGTTACATTAGATAGACGAAAGAGTAAGTTAGTGAATAGTAAAGGAACTACGGGTCTACTTGATATCTCGTCATTTCCAGAACTAACCAGAAATGTCTCAGAAACACAGTTATTAGCTCTTAAAAGCGCAG GAACGAAAGCTTTAAATAACATGTCTGAACAATTTAGCAAACTAAATAAGTTAAGTCATAGCTTTAGCGCTAGAAAACCAATTGATATAGCGAAAAGCATAAGCAGGAAATCTGAAGCACCTTCTAAACCTATTTTCACTCTTGGAGGCAGAGATATTTTAGGCAATGTGCAAAGGAGacgtaatagtagtagtagtagtgatGATGAAAACATTGGTATATCTACTGTTCCTTTAGAAAAGCCAGAGAATTTCAGTCATGATAAGAATTTAATGGAAGCTTATACTCCATCTATTGGTATTATAATGGGTGTTAAAAACGCTGATGTTGTGGAATCTGATGAGAACAGTGAAGACCAAAATTTGTCAATACGACCTAATAAATTATCTGAACAAATTTCTGATAAAGAAGTTTTAAATGTGCCACAGATTGGTTCTGGAGCCAGTACTGTAAGTGCATCTCCTCAAAAGACACCAGAAATAACTATACAAAGTGTGACAGAGGACAAGGAAAGGATTCTTCCTCCATCCACGTTgaatttatccaaaaatattaGTCATTCAACCGGAGAAGTTGATAGCAAGCTGACACTTAGTGAtacaaatggaaataaattgcAGACGGAAAACAGATTACTAGATAAAAAGAGATCCACATCTGAGCAAgatttaagtttaaatattacatcttCTCAGAGTGAATCTGCtttgaaatcgataaaaactaatataacAAATGTTGCGAGTCCTGTGGCATCTACTGCCAAAGATATCTTATCacctttttcaaaatttgcgaAAGGTGTGCAAACTTTAGGAGCAAATTTAGATCCTAGAAAACTAAAGACAGGACATGTAGGAATGTCAAGAAATCTTTCAGATCATCATGTAGAACAACGTCGAAAATTACAGGAAAGATGGGGTTCGTGTCAATCTAAACTAAtagctttataa
- the LOC107997993 gene encoding phosphatidylinositide phosphatase SAC2 isoform X2: protein MELFRTDTHFIFVKERHSLWCDKYTGEFSAKSDWEWASPKDLECLGILYGIVGKIEQPCVLEPRLMLIKEVLPAGELYGGHIIYKIKSIAFLHFGSENNDIGLLPCKKHQNLPKKKSQGGLFDVPQKATFAKTWGTIKSATNTIKNTTQQAAALATSQVKSTVSKRNIVKDKERFEKRILEELNKIFTETDSFYFCQTGDITNSLQRLCATESQYNEEEQNKQLWQKVDDRFFWNKHMLQDIINLKTDKATWWILPVIQGYVQIEKCKVEMGIDEQPHYEIFNLAIISRRSRFRAGTRYKRRGVDDEGKCANYVETEQLVWYHDHQVSFVQVRGSVPVYWSQPGYKYKPPPHIDRDEAETQLAFEKHFTEELSLYGPVCIVNLVEQTGKEKIIWEAYSNHVLNYNNPDITYTTFDFHEYCRGMHFENVSILVSELATVLTDMGYCWRDKQGTICMQKGVFRVNCIDCLDRTNVVQTALGKAVMEMQFSKLGLIPPDGTLPTNIRQTFQLLWANNGDIISKQYAGTNALKGDYTRTGERKFTGLMKDGVNSANRYYLNRFKDVYRQATIDMMLGNVVNEEVFQERTEEEDNAATAIHVKLLIEDCKKLLIPDPEVILGSWGLIDADPVTGDLTETEMDTILILTRDSYYVADYDDQIDKVTNYQRVPLEDIVLIEFGQPESSVSLFKNKHFHCIRINYKMANEYGYFHMFRSTNLRFFNNMAVVIKTEEESIESLKSICEAISVAMDISNLPKIPIAMNVTLDRRKSKLVNSKGTTGLLDISSFPELTRNVSETQLLALKSAGTKALNNMSEQFSKLNKLSHSFSARKPIDIAKSISRKSEAPSKPIFTLGGRDILGNVQRRRNSSSSSDDENIGISTVPLEKPENFSHDKNLMEAYTPSIGIIMGVKNADVVESDENSEDQNLSIRPNKLSEQISDKEVLNVPQIGSGASTVSASPQKTPEITIQSVTEDKERILPPSTLNLSKNISHSTGEVDSKLTLSDTNGNKLQTENRLLDKKRSTSEQDLSLNITSSQSESALKSIKTNITNVASPVASTAKDILSPFSKFAKGVQTLGANLDPRKLKTGHVGMSRNLSDHHVEQRRKLQERWGSCQSKLIAL, encoded by the exons aaattaaatcaattgcatttttgcattttggcagtgaaaataatgatattggaCTTTTGCCATGCAAAAAGCATCAGAATTtgccaaagaaaaaaagccaAGGTGGCCTATTTGATGTGCCACAAAAAGCAACATTTGCCAAAACATGGGGAACTATTAAAAGTGCtacaaatactataaaaaatactacTCAACAGGCAGCTGCACTTGCAACATCTCAa gTGAAATCTACAGTGAGCAAGAGAAACATTGTTAAAGATAaggaaagatttgaaaaaagaatcttagaagaattaaataaaattttcactgaAACTGATTCCTTTTATTTCTGTCAAACTGGTGATATCACAAATAGCTTGCAAAGGCTTTGTGCCACAGAATCACAATATAATGAAGAAGAACAAAATAAACAACTTTGGCAAAAAGTGGATGATagatttttttggaataaacATATGTtgcaagatataattaatttgaaa acaGACAAAGCAACTTGGTGGATATTACCAGTTATTCAAGGATATgtacaaatagaaaaatgcaaAGTAGAAATGGGCATTGATGAACAACctcattatgaaatttttaatttagcaaTTATATCAAGAAGAAGTAGATTTCGTGCAGGAACaag ATATAAACGACGCGGTGTCGATGATGAGGGCAAATGTGCAAATTATGTAGAAACAGAACAATTAGTTTGGTATCATGATCACCAAGTATCTTTTGTTCAAGTACGAGGCAGTGTACCAGTATATTGGTCTCAACctggttataaatataaacctCCACCTCATATAGACAGag atgaaGCAGAAACACAGCTTGcatttgaaaaacattttactGAAGAGCTTAGTTTATATGGTCCAGTTTGTATTGTGAATCTCGTAGAGCAAACAGGCaaggagaaaataatttggGAAGCTTATAGTAATcatgtattaaattacaataatcctGATATAACTTATACAACATTCGATTTTCATGAATATTG TCGAGGAATGCATTTTGAAAATGTATCTATTCTGGTCAGTGAATTGGCTACAGTATTGACAGACATGGGGTATTGTTGGCGCGATAAACAAGGCACAATTTGCATGCAGAAGGGAGTGTTTCGGGTGAATTGCATAGATTGTTTAGATAGAACAAACGTGGTGCAAACTGCTTTAGGTAAAGCTGTTATGGAAATGCAGTTTTCAAAGCTAGGATTAATACCACCGGACGGAACATTACCGACGAATATTAGACAAACGTTTCAATTGCTTTGGGCAAATAACGGCGATATTATCAGTAAACAGTATGCTGGTACAAATGCTCTGAAG GGAGATTATACAAGAacaggagaaagaaaatttaccgGGTTAATGAAAGATGGCGTAAATTCTGCGAACAG ATACTATTTAAATCGCTTCAAGGATGTCTATAGACAAGCCACGATCGATATGATGTTAGGAAATGTTGTAAATGAAGAAGTATTTCAAGAGCGTACCGAAGAAGAAGACAACGCCGCTACAGCAATTCATGTGAAATTACTAATAGAAGATTGCAAGAAATTACTTATACCCGATCCAGAAGTTATTTTAGGCAGTTGGGGTCTTATAGATGCCGATCCTGT gaCTGGTGACTTAACAGAGACAGAAATGGACACCATTCTAATATTAACACGCGATAGTTATTATGTAGCTGATTATGATGATCAAATCGACAAAGTCACAAATTACCAAAGAGTTCCACTTGaagatattgtattaattgaatttggcCAGCCCGAAAGCTcggtttctctttttaaaaataaacattttcattgcattagaataaattataaaatggcgAACGAGTATGGATATTTTCATATGTTCCGGAGTAcaaatttacgattttttaataatatggcAGTTGTTATAAAGACCGAAGAAGAAAGTATAG agtctttaaaatcaatttgcgAAGCTATTTCTGTAGCAATGGATATAAGCAATTTACCAAAGATTCCTATAGCAATGAATGTTACATTAGATAGACGAAAGAGTAAGTTAGTGAATAGTAAAGGAACTACGGGTCTACTTGATATCTCGTCATTTCCAGAACTAACCAGAAATGTCTCAGAAACACAGTTATTAGCTCTTAAAAGCGCAG GAACGAAAGCTTTAAATAACATGTCTGAACAATTTAGCAAACTAAATAAGTTAAGTCATAGCTTTAGCGCTAGAAAACCAATTGATATAGCGAAAAGCATAAGCAGGAAATCTGAAGCACCTTCTAAACCTATTTTCACTCTTGGAGGCAGAGATATTTTAGGCAATGTGCAAAGGAGacgtaatagtagtagtagtagtgatGATGAAAACATTGGTATATCTACTGTTCCTTTAGAAAAGCCAGAGAATTTCAGTCATGATAAGAATTTAATGGAAGCTTATACTCCATCTATTGGTATTATAATGGGTGTTAAAAACGCTGATGTTGTGGAATCTGATGAGAACAGTGAAGACCAAAATTTGTCAATACGACCTAATAAATTATCTGAACAAATTTCTGATAAAGAAGTTTTAAATGTGCCACAGATTGGTTCTGGAGCCAGTACTGTAAGTGCATCTCCTCAAAAGACACCAGAAATAACTATACAAAGTGTGACAGAGGACAAGGAAAGGATTCTTCCTCCATCCACGTTgaatttatccaaaaatattaGTCATTCAACCGGAGAAGTTGATAGCAAGCTGACACTTAGTGAtacaaatggaaataaattgcAGACGGAAAACAGATTACTAGATAAAAAGAGATCCACATCTGAGCAAgatttaagtttaaatattacatcttCTCAGAGTGAATCTGCtttgaaatcgataaaaactaatataacAAATGTTGCGAGTCCTGTGGCATCTACTGCCAAAGATATCTTATCacctttttcaaaatttgcgaAAGGTGTGCAAACTTTAGGAGCAAATTTAGATCCTAGAAAACTAAAGACAGGACATGTAGGAATGTCAAGAAATCTTTCAGATCATCATGTAGAACAACGTCGAAAATTACAGGAAAGATGGGGTTCGTGTCAATCTAAACTAAtagctttataa
- the LOC107997950 gene encoding rRNA N6-adenosine-methyltransferase ZCCHC4, whose protein sequence is MECFWSDLSKHPQCPHGPTLLFGTYENGKLEKFYVCSACRERKTCKFYLKEGEKLTKQQAAKWEQQKKQFISRYRHRSLYVHFNNIMSVTPDNRCYCHTCEQLISKIEKDVMNKHKNHDIKENLTDYEMKHPTEILKPIENSKQEAQYFFTKQTTEDIVNILVKLGATQILCIGTPKIHEYILENYEDTISSLLLDFDGRFHNFFGPLNYCWYNLLNNHFFNESAIHVFKDFLMQNKGKHTYLICDPPFGSRVEPISWTIKKISEFHKKWNNIENETDCLKIMFIFPYFMESIMKQKSNPPGISGGLKDLSMTDYKVAYDNHPLFLNDSNGTKLPSPIRIFTNIPLNLVELPKSNGYRYCKKCQKWVGKENKHCKKCQECTSKNGLTYKHCDICKRCVKPYWKHCETCKRCIVAKHLCGRKPKVTGKCFKCNEIGHTEKECNINEEIQTEKIKKIKKRKVINEKVMINDIKKKKIDDSQEFENEKQTSITKNIKKTSNKLEIKKKKEKIIELKLKTLKKPKPLKINKKMKLHDQSNGIVNTKKKVKKQET, encoded by the exons ATGGAATGTTTTTGGTCCGATTTGAGTAAACATCCTCAATGTCCACATg gacCAACATTATTATTTGGCACATATGAAAATGGCAAATTAGAAAAGTTTTATGTATGTTCTGCTTGTCGCGAGAGAAAGACATGCAAATTTTACttgaaagagggagaaaaactGACAAAACAACAAGCAGCTAAATGGgaacaacaaaaaaaacaatttatatctcGTTATCGTCATAGAtcattatatgtacattttaataatataatgtctgTAACTCCAGACAATAGATGCTATTGTCACACTTGTGAACAATTGATatccaaaattgaaaaagatgtaatgaataaacataaaaatcatgatataaaagaaaatcttacAGATTATGAGATGAAACATCcaacagaaattttaaaacctATAGAAAATTCTAAGCAGGAAGCTCAATATTTCTTCACAAAACAAACAACGGAAGATATAGTGAATATACTTGTAAAATTAGGAGCAACACAAATTCTTTGTATAGGTACTCCAAAGattcatgaatatattctaGAAAATTATGAAGATACAATATCTTCACTCTTATTGGATTTTGATGGAAGATtt cataatttttttggaccattaaattattgttggtATAATCTattgaataatcatttttttaatgaaagtgcCATTCATGTGTTTAAAGATTTTCTTATGCAAAATAAGGGAAAACATACCTATTTAATCTGTGATCCACCATTTGGTAGTCGAGTGGAACCAATATCTTGgaccataaaaaaaatttctgaatttcataagaaatggaataatatagaaaatgaaactgattgtttaaaaataatgtttatatttccatattttatggaatctataatgaaacaaaagaGTAATCCTCCTGGTATATCAGGAGGTTTGAAAGATTTGAGCATGACTGATTACAAAGTAGCTTATGATAATcatccattatttttaaatgattccaATGGTACTAAATTGCCATCAcctattagaatttttacaaatataccaTTAAATTTAGTCGAACTTCCGAAATCGAATGGTTAtagatattgtaaaaaatgtcaaaaatgGGTTGGTAAAGAAAATAAGCATTGTAAAAAATGTCAAGAGTGTACTTCGAAAAATGGTCTTACATATAAACACTGTGATATATGCAAACGATGTGTGAAACCTTATTGGAAGCATTGCGAAACTTGTAAAAGATGTATCGTGGCAAAACATTTGTGCGGCCGAAAACCCAAAGTTACtggaaaatgttttaaatgtaacgaaattg gtcATACCGAAAAGGAATGTAATATAAACGAAGAAATTCAaacagagaaaataaaaaaaattaaaaaacgcaaagttattaatgaaaaagtaaTGATTAAcgacataaaaaagaaaaagatagatgattcacaagaatttgaaaatgaaaaacaaacatcgataacaaaaaatattaaaaaaacatcgaacaaattggaaataaaaaaaaaaaaagaaaaaataatagaactcAAActgaaaactttgaaaaaaccTAAacccttaaaaataaataaaaaaatgaagttaCATGATCAATCAAATGGAAtagtaaatacaaaaaaaaaagtaaaaaaacaagaaacgtaa
- the LOC107997943 gene encoding serine protease HTRA2, mitochondrial gives MAAPLTRTSWTVLRRNHFQYKQFLTVSCVNRFSQYKCSHQQDKKFRTSEKTVRNVLFYTIFFSGFGYVLYKWKDDCQNRFSNLIKSMFTIYAKPVSWDGGNNRNKYNFIADVVEKSAPAVVYIEIQNNRRFDFQTGKPFNISNGSGFIVESDGLILTNAHVVTAKPHTTVKVRLYDGSVYTGTVEDIDVHSDLATVRINKTNLPVMKLGSSSNLRPGEFVVAIGSPLALSNTITSGVISSVNRHSQELGLLNKQMAYIQTDAAITFGNSGGPLVNLDAEAIGINAMKVTSGISFAIPIDYAKDFLRKAELRRKNKGTQFAMEKTKTQYIGITMLTLTPDLFYELQKKLKGIPHNIRYGVLVYKVIVGSPAHLGGLQAGDIITQVNDEPVVSSASIYKAIEAAKILRMTVIRGLEVLHLRIEPEEI, from the exons ATGGCTGCCCCCTTGACCCGTACATCTTGGACCGTTTTAAGAAGAAATCACTTCCAGTATAAACAATTCTTAACAGTTTCATGCGTGAATCGTTTTTCGCAATATAAATGTTCACATcaacaagataaaaaatttcgaacttCTGAAAAAACAGTTAGAAATGTCTTGTTTTAtaccattttcttttctggTTTTGGTTATGTTTTGTATAAATGGAAGGACGATTGTCAAAACCGATTTAGCaacttaataaaatctatGTTCACAATATATGCTAAACCAGTTTCTTGGGATGGaggtaataatagaaataaatataattttatagccGATGTGGTAGAAAAGTCAGCACCTGCAGTAGTGTACatagaaattcaaaacaacagaag ATTTGATTTTCAAACAGGTAAACCATTCAATATAAGCAATGGATCTGGTTTCATTGTCGAATCAGATGGTTTAATATTGACAAATGCTCATGTTGTTACTGCTAAACCCCATACAACTGTCAAG GTACGTCTTTATGATGGAAGTGTTTATACTGGAACTGTGGAGGACATTGACGTGCATAGTGACCTTGCAACTGTACGAATTAACAag acaaATTTACCAGTAATGAAACTTGGTTCTTCTTCAAATCTTAGACCTGGAGAATTTGTGGTTGCTATTGGATCTCCATTAGCTTTAAGTAACACAATAACAAGTGGTGTAATAAGTAGTGTAAATAGACATAGCCAAGAACTTGGTCTTCTTAATAAACAAATGGCTTATATTCAAACAGATGCTGCAATCACT TTTGGAAATTCAGGTGGTCCATTAGTTAATTTGGATGCAGAAGCAATTGGTATAAATGCAATGAAAGTGACAAGTGGTATTTCTTTTGCTATACCTATAGATTATgctaaagattttttaagaaaagcaGAATTACGCAGAAAAAACAaag GTACACAATTCGCaatggaaaaaacaaaaactcaATATATCGGAATCACAATGCTGACGCTTACACCGGatcttttttatgaattgcaaaaaaaattaaaaggaattCCACATAACATAAGATACGGTGTTCTTGTTTATAAAGTGATCGTAGGATCGCCAGCACATCT aGGAGGTTTACAAGCGGGCGATATTATAACGCAAGTCAATGATGAACCAGTGGTATCATCCGCCAGTATTTACAAAGCCATAGAAGcagcaaaaattttaagaatgacTGTGATCAGAGGTCTAGAAGTATTACATCTGCGAATTGAAccagaagaaatttaa